A stretch of DNA from Rathayibacter sp. VKM Ac-2762:
CTCGGCGCTGACCTCGGTCCTCGCCCCGAACCCCGATGCGCTGGTCGTCATCTCGTTCGACGAGATCAAGACCATCGCGGAGCAGCTCTCGGCCAAGGGCTTCGACTTCTCGAAGCTCTACGGCACGGACGGCAACTACGGCGTCATCGGCGAGTCCGACACCAACGTCGACATCGCCGGCGCGCAGTTCACCAACCCGGGCGTCCAGGCGTCCGAGGACTTCCAGGGCAAGCTGCAGTCGCTCGTCGAGTCGCAGGGCAACGACGCGCTGACCGTGTTCAGCTACGCGCCGGAGTCGTACGACGCCACGGTCCTGACCGCTCTCGCCGCGCTCCAGGGCGGGGCGACGGACGGTGCGACCATCCGCGACAACCTCATGTCGGTCTCGGAGGGCGGCACCAAGTGCACGACCTTCGCCGACTGCGCGAAGCTCATCGCCGACGGCGAGGACGTCGACTACGACGGCCTCTCCGGCCCGATCTCGTTCGACGAGAACGGCGACACCAGCGAGGCCTCGGTCTCGATCTACAAGTACGGCACGGGCAACACCACCTCCTTCGAGGAGACCGTCGAGGGTTCGCTGAACTGACGACGCGGTGACGCGGCTCCTGCCGCATCCCTGAGGGGCTCGGTCTTCGGACCGGGCCCCTTCGCCGTTCCCGGAGGGCAGAGGCGGAGACGCGCCGGTAGCGCGGACGCAGCGAGGCGCGGCGGTCGTCCGGGAGGGTGGCCGCTGTCGGGTGCGGGCGGACGGCTCCGCGGCGTCCAGGGCCCGGCATGGCGTCGAGGAGCCACCCGGGAGGAGGAGCGGCTCGGACGGCCTGTACGCGCCTCCGAGCGCCTCTCCCGGCCTCGAGGGGCGCCCTGCCGGACCGCGGGCGGGAGCGACGACGTCGAGCGGGAACGCAGAAGCGCGCGCCCTCCGGAGGGAGGACGCGCGCTCGTGGAGTGCGGAGGACCTAGGAGGCGCGGAGCAGCTCCGCCTCCTGCGCCAGGCGGTACGTGACGAAGGAACGGCTGTAGTTGCGGCGCTTGCCGCCGGTGGTCTCGGCGATGACGACCTGGGCGTAGACGCCGACGACGCGCCAGCGCTCGTAGTCGCCGATCGCACCGGTGCCGAAGCCGGCTCCGAGTTCCACAGGGGCGGGGGTGTAGCTCTTCATGGTCGGCTCCTTCGAGGCGGACGACGCGGCGCTCGAGGCGCTGCGGGGAGGGGAGGAGATCGGCGACCGATCGCGGTCCCTACCGGGGGAGAGGGGAGCGGGACGTCCCCCTGCAGGGCTGTCCCGTGTCCCCAAAACTACGGCAGGCAGGGCGATATCCTGTCCCCCTCGTGGGGGTCGCTGGTGCGGAGAGACTCTCGCTGTCCTGCCCTCGTCCCGCGGACAGGAGACCGAGTGTCCGGCCCGCCGTTCCGCCGACTTCCCGGGGGTTCGGCGGGCATCGCGGAGAGACCGGTGAAGGCGTGTCCGCGCCGGGAGAGCGGCTCCCTCGCCTCCCTTCTCCGGTACCCCGTGCCGGCGCGTCTCCGGGGCGTGAGCCGCCTGCCTTCCCGCCCTGCTCCGAGTGGACTCCGAGCGGCCCGGCGCCCTGCGCGAGCGGCCCCGCCTCCGCCCCGGAGCCGCACCGGCCCCTCGGCCCCGCTCGCGCCCGCTCCGCGCCCCGGGAACGGCGAAGGGCCCGCCGTCCGGAGACGACGGGCCCTTCGCCGCGGGGATCAGCCGCCGACGGTCGGGGTGCTCGTGGTGACCTCGTTGGTCGTCGCGAGCGTGCCCAGATAGAGCTCGATGACTTTGGGGTCGTTCATCAGCTCCCGGCCCGCGCCCTCGTAGGCGTCGCGGCCCTGGTCGAGGACGTAGCCGCGGTCGCAGATCTGCAGCGCCCGCCGCGCGTTCTGCTCGACGATCATGATCGAGACGCCCGCGCGGTTGATCCGCTGCACGTTGACGAACGTCTCGTCCTGCCGCATCGGGGACAGGCCGGCGCTGGGCTCGTCGAGCAGCAGCATCGACGGGTCCATCATCAGAGCCCGCGACATCGCCACCATCTGGCGCTCACCGCCCGAGAGCGACCCCGAGCGCTGCTTGAGCCGCTTGCTGAGCTCCGGGAAGAGCTCGGTGACGAACTCGAGCCGCTCCTTGTACAGCTTCGGCTTCTGGTACATGCCCATCTCGAGGTTCTCCTCGATGGTGAGCGACGGGAAGACGTTGTTGTTCTGCGGCACGAAGCCCACGCCCTTGGACACCAGCTTGTCGGCCTTGAGGCCGGTGATGTCCTCGCCGTTCAGCAGGACGGTGCCCTGGCGGATGTTGACCAGGCCGAACATCGCCTTCAGCAGCGTCGACTTGCCGGCGCCGTTCGGGCCGATGATCCCGACGAGCTCGCCGCGCTTCACGTAGACGTTCGAGCCGTTGAGGATGTTGACCCCCGGCACGTAGCCCGCGTGCAGATCGTGCGTCTCGAGGGTGTTCGGAGTCGTCGTGTCGGCGGTCATCTCTCGTCCTTCTCGAATTCGACGGCCGGGGCGTCGGTCGTCGGGGCGACGCTCGTCGGCGCGGAGGCCGACGGGGACGCCGTTCCGGCCGCCGGAGCGTCGTGGCCGGGCGTCGGGATGCCGGCCTGCTCCGCCTGCCGCTCCACGTCCTCGCGGACGAGGTCGGAGTCCATCTCCTCGGCGATCTCGAGCTGGCCCTCGATCGTGCCCAGGTCGGTGTCGTGGTGCGCGCCGAGGTACGCGTCGATGACGGCCGGGTCGTTCATCACGGTCGAGGGCGGGCCCTCGGCGACGACCTTGCCCTCGGCCATCACGATCACCCAGTCGGCGATCGTGTTGACCATGTGCATGTCGTGCTCGACGAAGAGCACGGTCATGCCCTCGTCCTTCAGGTTCACGATGTGACCCAGGAGCGACTGCGTCAGCGCCGGGTTCACGCCGGCCATCGGCTCGTCGAGCATGACGAGCTCGGGCTCCGACATCAGCGCCCGCGCCATCTCGAGCAGCTTCTTCTGGCCGCCCGACAGGCTCGACGCGTAGTCGTCCCGCTTGGTGTCCAGCTTGAACTTCTCGAGCAGGCGGATCGCGCGCTGCTCGATCGAGTCCTCCTCCTTCGACCACAGCGGGCGGATGAGCGAGGTGAAGATGTTCTCGCCCTTCTGCCCCTTCGCGCCGAGCAGCATGTTCTCGAGCACCGTCATGCCGCCGAGCGCCTTGGTGAGCTGGAACGTGCGCACCATGCCCATCCGCGACACCCGGTAGGCCGGGACGTTGGCGAGGTTCTTGCCCTTGAAGTTCCACTTGCCGGTGTTGGGCTTGTCGAAGCCCGTCAGCAGGTTGAAGAACGTGGTCTTTCCGGCCCCGTTCGGGCCGATCAGGGCGGTGATGGATCCGCGGGGGATCTCGAGGTGCTCGACGTCGACCGCGGTCAGGCCGCCGAAGCGGCGGCTGACGTTGTCGGCGACGACGATGGGGTCCTTCTTCCTGACCCCGGGGACGATTGCTTCCTCGGTGATGTCCGAGACCGGCGTCTTAGGCAAAGTGCAGATCCTTCTTCTTGCCGAAGATCCCCTGGGGTCTGAAGATCACCAGGAGCATGAGGGCTACCCCCACCACGATGAACCGGATGGGTCCGGTCTGCACGGTGGTGAGGCGGATGAGGTCGTTGTTGAGGACCCCGGTGTCGATCCCGAGCGTGAGCAGTCCGTCGGTCAGACCGAGGACGACCCAGAAGATGATCGAGCCGACGACGGGTCCGAAGACCGTCGCGGCGCCGCCCAGCAGCATGATCGTGTAGAGGAAGAACGTGAGCTGGGTGCCGTAGTTGTCGGGCTGGAGCGAGCGGGGGAGGATGAACAGCGCTCCTGCGAGGCCTCCGAGCACGCCGCCCAGGATGAGCGCCTGGATCTTGTACGAGAAGACGTTCTTGCCGAGCGAGCGCACGGCGTCCTCGTCCTCGCGGATGCCCTTGATGACGCGACCCCAGGGGCTGCGCATCAGGAGGAACACCAGGAGGCAGGCCAGGAGCACGAGGCCCCAGCCGACGATCCGCACCCACCACTGGTCCTGGCTGTAGGTGAGGACGCCGATGCCCCAGCGGCCCTCGGGGAGCGGGTTGAGGTCGTTGAACGCCTTCGCCGCGCCGTTGATGCCCTCCGAGCCGCCGGTGATCGCCGAGAACTCGGGGGTCTTGACCGAGAGCCGGATGATCTCCGCCGCCGCGATCGTCACGATCGAGAGGTAGTCGGCCCGCAGCCGGAGCGTCGGGATGCCCAGGATGAGCGCGAAGACGGTCGCCGCGACGATCGTCGCGAGGAAGGAGCCCCAGACGGGCCACTCGAACTTGACCGAGGTGATGGCGAAGGCGTAGCCGCCCACCGCCATGAAGCCGGCCTGTCCGAAGTTGAGCAGCCCCGTGAATCCGAAGTGGATGACCAGGCCGATGGTCGCCAGCGCGTACGCGGCGACAGTGGGATCGACGATCTGCCCGATCGCCAGCCAGATGAAGTTGAGGTTCATGGTGTCCTAGCCGATCCGTTCCTTGCGGCCCAGGATTCCCTGCGGCCTGACCAGGAGGATGATGATCATGAGAACGAGCGGAGCCACGTACTTGAGGTTCTCCGGGATCCAGATCGTCGAGATGTTCATCATCAGTCCGATGATGAGCGAGCCGACCAGCGCGCCGTAGGCGGAACCGAGTCCGCCGAGCGTGATCGCCGCGAAGATCAGCAGCAGGATCGACGCTCCCGTGTCCCAGCGCAGCGACTGGTAGTAGCCGATGTAGACCCCCGCCAGCGCGGCGAGAGCGCCCGACATCACCCAGACGACGCGGATGACGCGCTCGACGTTGATGCCCGAGGCGGAGGCGAGGGCCCGGTTGTCCGAGACCGCCCGCATCGCCTTGCCGATCTTCGTCTTCGTGAGGACGTAGGCCACGGCGACGATGCAGACGACGCCGACGACGGCGCCGACGATGTCGGTGAACTTCAGGCTGATCCCGAGCTCCGGCACCGTGAAGAACGGAGCGGTGCTGTTGGGGAGCGAGAGGCGGTCGGCTCCGAAGAAGAAGACGAACACGTAGCGCAGGGCCAGCGAGAGGCCGATCGTCACGATCATCAGCGGGATGAGCTGGATGCCCTTCTTCCGCAGCGGCTTCCAGAGCAGTCCGTCCTGGACGAAGCCGAAGGCCCCGCCGAGGATCACCGCGATCGGGATGGCCAGCAGCGCCGGGAGTCCGAAGACCCCGGAGAAGAGGTACGCCATCAGTGCGCCGAAGGTGACCAGCTCGCCGTGGGCGAAGTTGTTCAGGCCGGTCACGCCGTAGATCAGCGAGGCGCCGATCGCCGCGAGGGCGATCAGGAGCCCGAAGATCAGGCCGGTGACGACCTTCGGCCAGAAGATGATCCAGAACGTGTCGGCCGACACCGGCTGGTTCACCGCGTTGGACGTGCCGTCGGGGTTCGTCGCGTCGTTGCCGGTCGTGCCCTCGGTCGCGGGGCTGGTCGGAGCTGCGGAGTCCGTCGGGACCGGGACGGTCGCTCCGGAGCCCTTCGGGTTGGCCGTCGAGACGATGAAGTTCACGATCTGGTTCTGCGAGGCGACGATCTTCACCTGCTTCGGGTTCTGACCCGCGGCGGGGTAGCCCTTGTCGGCGGGCAGGGACTCCTCGTCGACGGTCACCGTGTAGGTGCCCGCGGCGTCGAGGGGGAACGTGGCCCGGCCGTCCTCGCCGGTGGTCACGGTCGCGGAGGCGTCGCCGCCGATCTCGACGGTCACCCCCGTCAGGTTCTCGTTCGTCCCCTGCACGCGGACCCAGGCGATGATCGACTGGTCGGCGGTGGTGGCGGCGAGTGCGGCGGGGGCCGCCGCGGCGATCCCGGTGAGGGTCGCGGCGAGCAGACCCAGGGCCAGGAGCCGGTCTCGGAGCCTCGGGCGTCTCCTATCCACGGGGCGCCTCCCGGTCCGTCGGATGCAGGGTCGTCGAGCGCTGGCGGCGCATCGAACGGCTGGCTGTGAGCAAGACGTCTACCTCTCGTCAGGGTGCACAGACGGATGGGGTCTCCGGGCACGCCCGAATCGCCGTCGTCAAACAACGTTGGTTGACCATACGTTCCGCATGTGTCGGCGGTGTTTCACCGTCCGCACTTACGCGTGACGACATTATGAGGGAGAGGAGAGCGCTCCAGTGCCCATCCGCGGCCCGGCGGCCGCGCCGTCGAGGAATACCGCGAGCCTCACGGCGCTTAAGATCGAACAACCGTGGCGCTCGTGAGCGGACTCCTCCCGTCCTCTCCGGGCTCCCGCACTCGACCTGCTAAGGGGCATTGATGGACCAGCCGGATCCCTTCGGATTCCTCGGACTCACCTACGACGACGTCATGCTCCTCCCGGGGCACACCGACGTCATCCCGAGCGAGGCCGACACGGCCTCCCGTCTCACCAAGCGCATCAGCGTGGCGACCCCGCTGCTCTCCGCGGCGATGGACACCGTCACCGAGGCGCGCATGGCGATCGCGATGGCCCGCCAGGGCGGCCTCGGCGTCCTGCACCGCAACCTCTCCATCGCCGACCAGGCCGACCAGGTCGACCGGGTGAAGCGGAGCGAGTCGGGCATGGTCTCGAACCCCGTCACGACCACCCCGGACGCCACCGTCGCCCAGGTCGACGACCTCTGCGGCCAGTACCGGATCAGCGGCCTCCCCGTCGTCGACTCCACCGGCGTGCTCGTGGGCATCATCACCAACCGCGACATGCGCTTCGTCTCGCCGTTCGAGAAGGCGACCACGCTCGTCCGCGA
This window harbors:
- a CDS encoding ABC transporter ATP-binding protein — encoded protein: MTADTTTPNTLETHDLHAGYVPGVNILNGSNVYVKRGELVGIIGPNGAGKSTLLKAMFGLVNIRQGTVLLNGEDITGLKADKLVSKGVGFVPQNNNVFPSLTIEENLEMGMYQKPKLYKERLEFVTELFPELSKRLKQRSGSLSGGERQMVAMSRALMMDPSMLLLDEPSAGLSPMRQDETFVNVQRINRAGVSIMIVEQNARRALQICDRGYVLDQGRDAYEGAGRELMNDPKVIELYLGTLATTNEVTTSTPTVGG
- a CDS encoding branched-chain amino acid ABC transporter permease, whose amino-acid sequence is MNLNFIWLAIGQIVDPTVAAYALATIGLVIHFGFTGLLNFGQAGFMAVGGYAFAITSVKFEWPVWGSFLATIVAATVFALILGIPTLRLRADYLSIVTIAAAEIIRLSVKTPEFSAITGGSEGINGAAKAFNDLNPLPEGRWGIGVLTYSQDQWWVRIVGWGLVLLACLLVFLLMRSPWGRVIKGIREDEDAVRSLGKNVFSYKIQALILGGVLGGLAGALFILPRSLQPDNYGTQLTFFLYTIMLLGGAATVFGPVVGSIIFWVVLGLTDGLLTLGIDTGVLNNDLIRLTTVQTGPIRFIVVGVALMLLVIFRPQGIFGKKKDLHFA
- a CDS encoding branched-chain amino acid ABC transporter permease, translated to MDRRRPRLRDRLLALGLLAATLTGIAAAAPAALAATTADQSIIAWVRVQGTNENLTGVTVEIGGDASATVTTGEDGRATFPLDAAGTYTVTVDEESLPADKGYPAAGQNPKQVKIVASQNQIVNFIVSTANPKGSGATVPVPTDSAAPTSPATEGTTGNDATNPDGTSNAVNQPVSADTFWIIFWPKVVTGLIFGLLIALAAIGASLIYGVTGLNNFAHGELVTFGALMAYLFSGVFGLPALLAIPIAVILGGAFGFVQDGLLWKPLRKKGIQLIPLMIVTIGLSLALRYVFVFFFGADRLSLPNSTAPFFTVPELGISLKFTDIVGAVVGVVCIVAVAYVLTKTKIGKAMRAVSDNRALASASGINVERVIRVVWVMSGALAALAGVYIGYYQSLRWDTGASILLLIFAAITLGGLGSAYGALVGSLIIGLMMNISTIWIPENLKYVAPLVLMIIILLVRPQGILGRKERIG
- a CDS encoding ABC transporter ATP-binding protein translates to MPKTPVSDITEEAIVPGVRKKDPIVVADNVSRRFGGLTAVDVEHLEIPRGSITALIGPNGAGKTTFFNLLTGFDKPNTGKWNFKGKNLANVPAYRVSRMGMVRTFQLTKALGGMTVLENMLLGAKGQKGENIFTSLIRPLWSKEEDSIEQRAIRLLEKFKLDTKRDDYASSLSGGQKKLLEMARALMSEPELVMLDEPMAGVNPALTQSLLGHIVNLKDEGMTVLFVEHDMHMVNTIADWVIVMAEGKVVAEGPPSTVMNDPAVIDAYLGAHHDTDLGTIEGQLEIAEEMDSDLVREDVERQAEQAGIPTPGHDAPAAGTASPSASAPTSVAPTTDAPAVEFEKDER